ACTCCAATGGAAACGAAAGTTAAAAACACAAAACTTCCAAAAACTAATGTAAGTTTATTGCGTTTTGAAATAAAGAAACTTATACAAAATCCTACAAATAATATCGAATATAAAAATAAAATGATTCTTGGCTGTATATTAAAATAAAAGCCAATTAGGACTCCTAATGTTAGGTAAATAGTTAGTTTTATGATATTAAAATTGAGTAACTTCATTACAGAAAGTTACTACAAAATTTTTATTTATAGATATCGCCTAGCTTGAACATAAGCGAGATACCAATAGCGTTCTGAGATTTTTGATATCATAACGCCACGACTCGAAGACGCATGAATAAATGAGATTTCACCTCGATTTACATGTGTTACTATCCCAACATGATTGACTTTTCGGCTATTCTTTTTTGTTGCAAAAAATACTAAATCACCTTCCTGAATTTTTTTTATATCAATCCAATTGCCAGTATTTGACAAGTCTCTTGTGGTTCTAGACATAACAATGCCGTTCTCGCCAAATGCGTTATAGATTAATCCACTACAATCAATACCACGTTTACTATTACCGCCATATTTGTATTTAGTCCCTTTATAAGATTTGGCTTCTCTGATAATAGCTTCTGCAGTTTTTGAAATTGATTTTGATGAAGACTTCGGTTTTTTTGTAACAACTTTTGTTGTTTTATTTGAAGCTCTTTTTTTACGTTGTGATTTGTTCTGGGCAGATTTACAACTGCTTAACGAAATAATTATGATGAGTAGGACGTATATTTTCTTCATTAAGCGATAGCCTTGTATATCAGTTTTGCAGTGTTTTCACTGGCGCCTTTTCCGCCAAGCTTCTTCTCCAGTTCAAAATAATCAAGAAATAATTGCTCTCGTTTTTCTGAGTTTAATATGGATTTTAGTTCTTTTTTTAGACGCTTAGTATTCAAATCGCCCTGGATTAACTCGGTCACAACTTCACGGTCCATAATTAGGTTAACTAAGGATATAAATTTCAATGTAATTATACGCTTAGCAATTTGATATGAAATAGTATTTGCTTTGTAACAAACCACTTGCGGGACTTTAAATAATGCGGTTTCTAGTGTTGCTGTTCCAGAAGTTACAAGTGCGGCAAATGAAATGCTGAGTAAGTCATAAGTTTTATTATCTACAAATGCGATGTTGCGTGACTGAATTATTGATTGATAGAAACTAAAATCTTGACTTGGTGCTCCTGCAATTACGAATTGATAGTCTGAAAAATCATCGACTACGCTTAGCATGACATCAAGCATCTTCTTAATTTCTTGCTTTCGACTACCTGGTAAAAGCGCAATAATAGGCTTGTTGCTGAGTTTATGTTTTTTTCTAAAGACCATTTCATCAACTAAATTTCGGTTAGATACAGCATCGATAAGCGGATGTCCAACAAAATTTACATTATAGTTATACTGGTCATAAAAAGGCTTTTCAAAAGGTAAAATGGTATACATCGCGTCAACATCACGCTTTATTTTTTTAACACGACCTGCACGAGACGCCCATACTTGTGGTGAAATATAATAATGAGTTTTATAACCTTCTTCTTTTGCCCATTTGGCTATTCTTAGATTAAAACCAGAGTTATCTATAAAAACAATAACATCAGGTTTGAAAGCTTCAATGTCTTTTTTGCATGACTTTATAAAACCTAAAATGGTTTTAAGATTCATAATTACTTCAGCAAATCCCATAAAAGAGCGCTCTTTATAGTGAGTTACTAATGTACCACCAACAGCTTGCATTAAATCACCACCCCAAAATCGAATGTCTGCTTTTTTATCTTCTTTGAATAAAGCCTTCATAAGATTGGATCCATGTAAGTCTCCAGAAGCTTCACCAGCTATGATATAATATTTCATCTATATTTTGATTTACTGTCATTTCGAGCGGAGTTGAGAAATCTCTATTAAATTTATATGTTTTAAGATTCAAAATCCCAAGAGTTTAGTTGCTGTATGGCATGATGAGCTGTCAAATCAAATTGCACAGGCACAACGGATACATAGTTGTTTTCTAAAGCCCATTCATCTGTATCTTCACCATTATCCATGTTAACAAACTTACCAGTCAGCCAATAGTAATCTCGTCCCATAGGATTTGTGCGTTTGTCAAACTCTTCTTCCCAATTAGCACGTGCTTGTCTACAAATTTTTATGCCTCGTATATTTTCTTCTTCTGTATTGGGTATGTTCACGTTAAGAACAACATCTTTTGGTAAGCCATTATTTAAGACATTAAGCGCTATTGTTTTTACAAAAGCTTTGCTATGTTCAAAATTAGCACTCCAATTATAATCCAGTAACGAGAATCCAATTGCAGGGATACTTTCGATGCCAGCTTCTAAAGCTGCACTCATTGTACCAGAATAAATAACATTTATGGATGAGTTAGAACCATGATTAATTCCAGAAACACATAGGTCAGGTTTTCTGTTTAAAACCTCTCTAACTGCTAGTTTTACACAATCTGCAGGTGTGCCAGAGCAACTATATTCAGTTTGTGGGCCATTGTCGATTTTTACTTTTTCGACATGTAACGTCGAGTTAATAGTTATCGCATGTCCCATTGCACTTTGCGGGCTATCGGGTGCAACTACGACAACATCTCCGATTGTGTTCATAACACTAATTAGAGTTCGAATTCCTGGAGCAGTTATGCCATCGTCATTAGTTACAAGAATTAAAGGTCTTTTTGACATTTATGGAGTTTTAGATTCCTTTCACAAAAATACTAAAATAGCGAGTAAAAGCTAGAGTCAGCTGGTTTAACAAAAAATTAGTAGCAGTTTGGTTTTATGGCACGGTTTTTTCGTCTATTTTAGTCAACTATATGTTGAAAAATGTTTTCAATTTTAAAAAAAAAGAATACACATGCGAGGGAAATACAAATTTTTATTGTTAGCACTACTAATAGCATTTGCTTCATGTAGCTTTACAAGTAAAGTCGATGCAGGAGATGGAGATAAAGATAAGTTGTTAGTTAGGTTAATTACGTATTTATTAGATCAAGGGCATTTTGCACCTCAAGATATTAATGACGAGTTTTCAGTTCGTGTCTATGATGATTACATCAAGCAGTTAGACCCTTTTAAACGTTATTTCTATCAGTCGGATATCAAAGAGTTTGAGACTTACAAAATCGAATTAGATGATCAGCTAAAAGCTTACGATTTGTCATTTTTTGACATGACTCACAAACGTTTAATCGAAAGAATTGAAGAGTCTAAAGAAACTTTCGGGAAGATTTTAAACAAGTCTTTTGATTATACTAAAGACGAGGAATTTGATTCTGATTATGATGAATTAGATTACGTAAAAAACAAGCGTGAAATGAAAGAGCGTTGGAGAAAACAACTTAAGTTTTCTACGATTGCTAATTACGACGAAGCTATTGAGAACAATAACATAATGGCTGAAGAGGATGATAGTGTTGAATTGAAATCTGAAAAAGAATTAGAAGCAGAAGCAAGAGAAACAACAAGAAAATCGCTAGAAGAGCTATACACATATATGGAAGAGCGCCAACGAAAAGATTGGTTTGGCGTTTATATAAATGCTGTTGTCAGTGAGTTTGACCCACATACATTTTATTTTAATCCAGAAGATAAAGACCGTTTTGATAGAGATATGTCAGGTAAATACGAAGGTATTGGTGCGCGTTTACAGCGTAAATTAGATGTTATTTCTATTAGTGAGTTAATTAGTGGTGGTCCAGCTTGGAGACAAAATGAATTAGAACCAGGTGACCAGATTTTAAAAGTAACACAAGAAGATGAAGAAGAAGGTGTTAATATTATTGGTATGCGTCTCGAAGATGCAGTAAAATTTATTCTGGGAGAAAAAGGAACAACCGTTACATTAACAGTAAAAAAAGTTGACGGAACTGTACAAGATATTTCTATTGTTCGTGATGAGGTCGTATTGGAAGAAACTTATGCAAAGTCGTCGACGGTTATGAAAGACGGAAAAAAATACGGTCTTATTAATCTACCGAGTTTCTATGATAACTTTGACTCTTCTAATAGAATTAGTTGCTCTATCGATGTGAAACGGGAAATAGAAGCACTAAAGAAAGAAGGTATAGAAGGTGTTATTTTAGATCTAAGAGATAATCGCGGTGGTTCGTTAGGAGCTGTTGTAGATATGGCTGGATTGTTTATTGAAGAAGGTCCAATTGTTCAGGTAAAAAGTACTGCAGAACCAAAAAGAATTTTAAAAGATACTGATAAGTCTATCGTCTGGGACGGACCTTTAGTGTTAATGGTAAATGAATTGTCAGCATCAGCTTCAGAGATTTTAGCAGCAGCTATGCAAGATTATAAACGTGCAGTTGTAATAGGAAGTGAGCAAACTTTTGGAAAAGGGACAGTTCAAAGAGTTGTAGACTTAAACAGAATGGTCCGTAATAATTCTAATGGAGATTTAGGGGCAATTAAGTTTACTACTGATAAGTACTACAGAATTGATGGTGGCTCTACACAACTTAAAGGCGTAAAGAGCGATATCATTGTTCCGGATCGCTACAAATACATAGGAATAGGAGAACGTACACAAGACAATCCATTGTCATGGGATAAGATTGATTCTGCGGATTACAATCTATGGGAAAACTATTATGATTATGATGCGGCTATTTCTAAAAGTAAAAAACGTATCGAAAATAACGAGCAATTAAAGTTAATTGATGAAAATGCAAAATGGATAAATGACATTAGAGAGAATGAAACATTTTCGTTGAATTATGAAGCTTATAAAAGACGTTTAGAACTTAATGAAGAGCAAGCTAAGCGTTTTGAAAAATTATCTGACTATAAAACTGACTTAACTTTTAACTCTTTACCTTATGAGTTAAAGTTGGTTGAAAAAGACTCAATCTTAAAGGAAAAACGCAAGCGTTGGCACGTAAGTTTAAGTAAAGATGTTTATGTAGAGGAAGCTTTAAATGTGCTTAACGATTTAAAATTATCTTATGCTATAAAAAGTAATGTAGCAAAAATGAAGAACTAAAAGTCTGACAATACATGTCAAAAACTAATAATTCATTATCACAGTTAGCGCTCCAAAAATTCAAAAAGAATATTTGGGGCGTTTTCAGTTTTTGGGTAATTGTTGCTATCGGTTTGATGTCTGTTTTTGCTTATGTTTTGGTGCCAGATAATTCAAAAAATGCAAATCAGATGCATTTGTCAATTCATTCAAAATCACCTGGTTTTAAAGTCGAAATGTTAGAAGTTCCTAGTGATATTAAAGATGAAACTTCATTTGTATCTAAACTATTCTTTGGAAAAAATAGTACTACAACAGAGATTCCTATTTCTGATTATAAGGTAGAAAAAGAAAAATTGATGTATACCGAATACGCTTCTGATGGTTTGATAGGTCAGAAAAAAAGTTTACCCTTGACCATTTTCGCTGACAACAATTATATGAATTTTATAAAAGAAAGAACTTTTGTTTTTGGTACAGATAAGTATGGTCGAGATTACTTAAGTCGTATTTTAATTGGTGCACGTATTTCTTTTTTTATAGGTTTTGTGGCTGTTTTTATTTCTTTAATAATTGGCCTTTTTATGGGAAGTTTAGCAGGTTATTATGGCGGAAAAGTAGATGTATTTATTATGTGGGTTATTAATATCACATGGTCAATACCAACATTGCTTTTAGTCATAGCCATTACGCTGGCCTTGGGTAAAGGTTTTTGGCAAGTCTTTATTGCCGTAGGTTTAACGATGTGGGTCGAAGTTGCTAGAGTAGTGCGTGGTCAAATTATTGGTGCAAAACAGCTGCAATATGTTACTGCGGCAAGAGCTTTAGGTTTTACAGATTTTAGGATAATTACCAAACACATTTTACCTAATATTATGGCGCCGCTTATCGTGATTTGTGCGGCTAATTTTGCAGCAGCTATATTAATAGAAAGTGGATTAAGCTTTTTGGGTATTGGTGCGCAACCACCTATGGCTAGCTGGGGAGCTATGATAAAAGACCATTATAATTACATCATATTAGGTAAGCCTTATTTAGCT
This DNA window, taken from Winogradskyella sp. PC-19, encodes the following:
- a CDS encoding carboxy terminal-processing peptidase codes for the protein MRGKYKFLLLALLIAFASCSFTSKVDAGDGDKDKLLVRLITYLLDQGHFAPQDINDEFSVRVYDDYIKQLDPFKRYFYQSDIKEFETYKIELDDQLKAYDLSFFDMTHKRLIERIEESKETFGKILNKSFDYTKDEEFDSDYDELDYVKNKREMKERWRKQLKFSTIANYDEAIENNNIMAEEDDSVELKSEKELEAEARETTRKSLEELYTYMEERQRKDWFGVYINAVVSEFDPHTFYFNPEDKDRFDRDMSGKYEGIGARLQRKLDVISISELISGGPAWRQNELEPGDQILKVTQEDEEEGVNIIGMRLEDAVKFILGEKGTTVTLTVKKVDGTVQDISIVRDEVVLEETYAKSSTVMKDGKKYGLINLPSFYDNFDSSNRISCSIDVKREIEALKKEGIEGVILDLRDNRGGSLGAVVDMAGLFIEEGPIVQVKSTAEPKRILKDTDKSIVWDGPLVLMVNELSASASEILAAAMQDYKRAVVIGSEQTFGKGTVQRVVDLNRMVRNNSNGDLGAIKFTTDKYYRIDGGSTQLKGVKSDIIVPDRYKYIGIGERTQDNPLSWDKIDSADYNLWENYYDYDAAISKSKKRIENNEQLKLIDENAKWINDIRENETFSLNYEAYKRRLELNEEQAKRFEKLSDYKTDLTFNSLPYELKLVEKDSILKEKRKRWHVSLSKDVYVEEALNVLNDLKLSYAIKSNVAKMKN
- a CDS encoding C40 family peptidase is translated as MKKIYVLLIIIISLSSCKSAQNKSQRKKRASNKTTKVVTKKPKSSSKSISKTAEAIIREAKSYKGTKYKYGGNSKRGIDCSGLIYNAFGENGIVMSRTTRDLSNTGNWIDIKKIQEGDLVFFATKKNSRKVNHVGIVTHVNRGEISFIHASSSRGVMISKISERYWYLAYVQARRYL
- the surE gene encoding 5'/3'-nucleotidase SurE, which codes for MSKRPLILVTNDDGITAPGIRTLISVMNTIGDVVVVAPDSPQSAMGHAITINSTLHVEKVKIDNGPQTEYSCSGTPADCVKLAVREVLNRKPDLCVSGINHGSNSSINVIYSGTMSAALEAGIESIPAIGFSLLDYNWSANFEHSKAFVKTIALNVLNNGLPKDVVLNVNIPNTEEENIRGIKICRQARANWEEEFDKRTNPMGRDYYWLTGKFVNMDNGEDTDEWALENNYVSVVPVQFDLTAHHAIQQLNSWDFES
- a CDS encoding ABC transporter permease, whose product is MSKTNNSLSQLALQKFKKNIWGVFSFWVIVAIGLMSVFAYVLVPDNSKNANQMHLSIHSKSPGFKVEMLEVPSDIKDETSFVSKLFFGKNSTTTEIPISDYKVEKEKLMYTEYASDGLIGQKKSLPLTIFADNNYMNFIKERTFVFGTDKYGRDYLSRILIGARISFFIGFVAVFISLIIGLFMGSLAGYYGGKVDVFIMWVINITWSIPTLLLVIAITLALGKGFWQVFIAVGLTMWVEVARVVRGQIIGAKQLQYVTAARALGFTDFRIITKHILPNIMAPLIVICAANFAAAILIESGLSFLGIGAQPPMASWGAMIKDHYNYIILGKPYLALIPGICIMVLVMAFMLIGNALRDALDVKS
- the lpxB gene encoding lipid-A-disaccharide synthase, which codes for MKYYIIAGEASGDLHGSNLMKALFKEDKKADIRFWGGDLMQAVGGTLVTHYKERSFMGFAEVIMNLKTILGFIKSCKKDIEAFKPDVIVFIDNSGFNLRIAKWAKEEGYKTHYYISPQVWASRAGRVKKIKRDVDAMYTILPFEKPFYDQYNYNVNFVGHPLIDAVSNRNLVDEMVFRKKHKLSNKPIIALLPGSRKQEIKKMLDVMLSVVDDFSDYQFVIAGAPSQDFSFYQSIIQSRNIAFVDNKTYDLLSISFAALVTSGTATLETALFKVPQVVCYKANTISYQIAKRIITLKFISLVNLIMDREVVTELIQGDLNTKRLKKELKSILNSEKREQLFLDYFELEKKLGGKGASENTAKLIYKAIA